The Terriglobales bacterium genome contains a region encoding:
- a CDS encoding YafY family protein: MRADRLLSAVMLLQAHGRMSGRELAKRLEVSMRTLHRDMDALSAAGVPVFALRGARGGWQLDEDWRTQVPGLDEAELRALLMAQPRVIGDARLAAAAESALAKLLASLPNSMRQKAASIQQRLFVDTTGWRGTPENLSTLPIVQDAVSRDRKLKIRYAKNGRESEDRIIDPLGLVAKSGTWYLVANTQAGLRTFRVSRIEKANLLEQRSERPSDFDLAKYWRSSAQRFRDGWPHFDAVLRLHPECAKQMKRWHMATEDGRGPDADGWFTMNVRFDDEDQACFLVLAQGARVDVIEPLSLRKRVAAELTAALERVHRLETVILEAHA; encoded by the coding sequence ATGAGAGCCGATCGTTTACTTTCTGCCGTGATGTTGTTGCAAGCGCACGGACGGATGTCCGGTCGTGAGCTGGCCAAGAGGCTTGAGGTCTCGATGCGTACGCTGCACCGCGATATGGACGCACTAAGCGCTGCCGGCGTGCCGGTCTTTGCGCTGCGCGGTGCACGCGGTGGGTGGCAGCTCGATGAAGATTGGCGAACGCAAGTCCCGGGCCTAGATGAAGCTGAACTGCGAGCCCTGCTCATGGCCCAGCCGAGAGTGATCGGCGACGCTCGACTCGCGGCCGCAGCCGAGAGCGCTTTAGCGAAGCTGCTCGCTTCGTTGCCGAATTCGATGAGGCAAAAGGCAGCATCAATTCAGCAGCGGCTCTTCGTAGATACCACGGGCTGGCGAGGAACGCCAGAAAACCTCTCCACGCTGCCGATCGTGCAGGACGCCGTCTCGCGTGACCGCAAACTTAAGATCCGCTACGCGAAGAATGGTCGCGAGAGTGAGGACCGAATCATCGATCCGCTCGGGCTGGTGGCAAAGAGCGGAACGTGGTACCTGGTTGCGAATACACAGGCGGGACTGCGGACGTTTCGTGTCTCCCGCATCGAAAAAGCGAATTTGCTCGAGCAGAGAAGCGAGCGCCCCAGCGATTTCGACCTCGCTAAGTACTGGCGGTCGTCGGCTCAGCGATTTCGCGATGGCTGGCCTCACTTCGATGCCGTTCTGCGGCTGCATCCGGAGTGCGCAAAGCAAATGAAGAGATGGCACATGGCCACTGAAGACGGGCGCGGTCCGGATGCCGATGGGTGGTTCACGATGAATGTGCGCTTCGACGACGAAGATCAGGCCTGCTTTCTGGTGCTCGCACAAGGGGCGCGTGTCGATGTAATAGAGCCGTTGAGTCTTCGTAAACGTGTCGCAGCGGAATTAACGGCGGCGCTCGAACGTGTGCACAGATTGGAAACAGTGATTCTGGAAGCTCACGCCTAG
- a CDS encoding DUF3224 domain-containing protein yields the protein MTHHATGPFDVKLNPLPAYNDDKDFGRMSIDKQFHGDLEASSKGEMLAYARLAYVALEKVTGSLRGHTGTFVLQHEATMVNGTPTLTITVVPTSGTGQLTGLEGKMNIIIAPDGKHSYDFEYTLPESQ from the coding sequence ATGACCCATCACGCCACCGGACCGTTTGACGTCAAGCTCAATCCGCTACCCGCCTATAACGACGACAAGGATTTCGGCAGAATGTCGATCGACAAGCAGTTTCACGGAGACCTTGAAGCCAGCAGCAAAGGCGAGATGCTTGCTTATGCCAGACTTGCCTACGTTGCTCTCGAGAAGGTAACAGGATCTCTGAGAGGACACACAGGAACATTTGTTCTGCAACACGAGGCCACAATGGTTAATGGCACGCCCACCCTGACGATCACGGTTGTACCCACGTCCGGAACCGGTCAACTCACTGGTCTCGAAGGTAAGATGAATATCATTATTGCCCCGGATGGAAAGCACTCCTACGACTTCGAATACACGCTGCCCGAATCACAGTGA
- a CDS encoding DinB family protein, with translation MKKHIVVLLLSVVPVFAQNKKPTNLRDVLLAELKSTHNSEEWFVPANIAVKGLTAEQAKWTDGKGNHSVGQLAYHLVFWNRQSLAKLKGEKPEKFSGNNDDTFNNFDEKSWNDVVQQLDQVLADLEKWVETADEAKVKENAQLFTHISTHNAYHIGQIIYVRKEQGSWDPKNGVK, from the coding sequence ATGAAGAAACACATAGTGGTCCTGCTGTTGTCCGTGGTTCCCGTTTTTGCACAAAATAAGAAGCCCACCAACCTTCGCGACGTGCTGCTCGCAGAACTCAAATCAACCCACAACAGCGAAGAGTGGTTCGTGCCGGCGAACATCGCCGTGAAGGGCCTCACGGCGGAGCAGGCCAAATGGACCGACGGCAAGGGAAACCACTCGGTCGGGCAGCTTGCCTATCACCTCGTGTTCTGGAATCGGCAGAGCCTGGCGAAACTGAAAGGTGAGAAGCCGGAGAAGTTCAGCGGCAACAACGATGACACCTTCAATAACTTCGACGAGAAGAGCTGGAACGATGTGGTGCAACAACTCGATCAAGTCCTGGCCGATTTGGAAAAATGGGTTGAGACCGCCGATGAAGCCAAAGTAAAGGAAAACGCCCAGTTATTTACTCACATCAGCACGCATAATGCGTACCACATCGGCCAGATCATCTACGTGCGCAAAGAACAAGGCTCCTGGGACCCAAAGAACGGAGTGAAATAG
- a CDS encoding metallophosphoesterase family protein, whose translation MSFKRVAALYDVHGNLPALEAVLDELRREDVDQIVIGGDVFPGPMAIEAFARVRSLEQPTEFIFGNCEAALLTACEGRDPGRMPESAKMSMRWCAAQISASDEHVLRSWPRTLTENIEGLGEVLFCHGTPRNENEIFTRLTPESAVLPAFAGVEAGVVVCGHTHMQFDRTIGNVRVLNAGSVGMPFGKTGADWLLLGPGVELRHTDYDLPRAAARVRGTAYPEAEEFAAKYVLSSPSEASMLELFTQHGMS comes from the coding sequence GTGAGCTTCAAGCGAGTTGCGGCGTTGTACGACGTCCATGGCAATCTGCCTGCGCTGGAGGCAGTGCTGGACGAGCTTCGCCGCGAGGACGTGGACCAGATTGTCATCGGAGGAGATGTATTTCCTGGACCAATGGCCATCGAGGCGTTCGCACGAGTTCGGAGCCTTGAACAACCAACCGAGTTTATTTTCGGGAATTGCGAAGCAGCCCTCCTCACCGCATGCGAAGGCAGGGACCCGGGACGAATGCCAGAGTCGGCAAAAATGTCGATGCGCTGGTGTGCAGCCCAGATCAGCGCGTCGGACGAGCACGTATTGCGTTCATGGCCGCGAACGCTTACCGAGAACATCGAGGGCCTGGGGGAAGTTCTCTTTTGCCATGGGACGCCACGAAATGAAAACGAGATTTTCACTCGTCTTACTCCCGAAAGTGCGGTGTTACCGGCGTTCGCCGGAGTGGAAGCAGGAGTAGTAGTCTGCGGCCACACGCACATGCAGTTCGATCGCACGATAGGTAACGTTCGCGTACTGAATGCGGGCAGCGTAGGCATGCCCTTCGGAAAAACAGGTGCAGACTGGTTGCTGCTCGGACCCGGCGTCGAGCTACGCCATACCGACTACGACCTGCCGCGAGCCGCGGCGCGCGTACGTGGCACTGCCTATCCTGAGGCAGAGGAGTTTGCAGCGAAGTACGTGCTGAGTTCCCCCAGCGAAGCTTCGATGTTGGAGCTATTTACTCAGCATGGAATGAGCTGA
- a CDS encoding isocitrate/isopropylmalate family dehydrogenase gives MFEPVHGSTPAIAGKRIANPLAQIWSGAMMLEHLGEGAALEIEKAIETVIAASEPKTPDLGGNATTQDLGSAILAEVAHAKGATDAGALR, from the coding sequence ATGTTTGAACCCGTGCATGGTTCGACCCCCGCCATAGCAGGCAAAAGAATCGCCAATCCTCTCGCGCAAATCTGGTCAGGCGCGATGATGCTCGAACATCTTGGCGAGGGGGCTGCCTTAGAGATAGAAAAGGCTATCGAAACCGTGATTGCAGCGAGTGAACCAAAGACTCCAGATCTGGGTGGAAATGCAACAACGCAGGACTTGGGAAGCGCAATTCTTGCCGAGGTCGCTCACGCAAAGGGCGCTACAGACGCGGGTGCTCTCAGATAG
- a CDS encoding GlsB/YeaQ/YmgE family stress response membrane protein yields MHGVIWWIIVGLIAGWITGKIMRGAGYGALGDIILGIIGGVIGGWIMRAIGFSAQGGMIYTIIVAVIGAVILTAIFRAITGRGRGRGDTSSNLRRVA; encoded by the coding sequence ATGCACGGGGTAATTTGGTGGATCATAGTCGGTCTCATCGCCGGCTGGATTACGGGCAAAATCATGCGCGGCGCAGGTTATGGCGCGCTCGGCGATATCATTTTGGGAATCATTGGCGGGGTTATTGGAGGCTGGATCATGCGTGCGATCGGATTTTCCGCGCAAGGCGGCATGATCTACACCATCATCGTAGCCGTGATTGGAGCCGTGATCCTCACAGCAATATTCAGAGCGATTACCGGCCGAGGGCGAGGAAGAGGCGACACGTCGTCGAATTTGCGACGGGTGGCCTGA
- a CDS encoding histidinol-phosphate transaminase produces MITRRRFLHSLGFGAAAGAALGSLPSALNAFEPSRHAQAVGAKTALGAARANAILLNSNENAYGPLPKTVAVMQQALGWANRYPDFDYDALVWAIADLHKIKPQQVVTGCGSTEILRVSAAAFLGPGKRLITGWPTFEAIASYADAAGAEVVKIPLTSSYANDIDAMLSQAQSAPSLVHVCNPNNPTASLTPRKDLDTFISKLPENTYILIDEAYHHFAVGAPEYSSFLDQPIDNPRLIVARTFSKVYGMAGMRLGYGVTSIETAERLRRFQTQDNVNMAAAQAGLAALEDTDEMQTAVRRNTADRQEFFAQASRRNLKAIPSYANFAMIDAGRPAHAVNSYFKQNGILVGRKFPLMDNFVRVSFGKPNEMQQFWRVWDEMKKSS; encoded by the coding sequence ATGATTACGCGTCGGCGATTTCTCCACTCGCTCGGATTTGGCGCTGCGGCTGGCGCTGCGCTCGGGTCGTTACCATCCGCGCTCAACGCCTTCGAGCCCTCGCGACATGCCCAGGCGGTTGGCGCCAAAACGGCACTCGGAGCTGCGCGTGCGAATGCCATTCTGCTGAACAGCAACGAGAACGCTTACGGACCTCTGCCGAAGACCGTCGCCGTAATGCAGCAGGCGCTCGGTTGGGCAAATCGCTATCCTGATTTCGATTACGATGCGCTGGTATGGGCTATCGCCGATCTGCACAAGATCAAGCCGCAGCAGGTAGTGACAGGTTGCGGATCGACAGAAATTCTGCGAGTCTCCGCGGCTGCGTTCCTCGGACCCGGTAAGAGACTTATTACTGGGTGGCCGACGTTCGAGGCGATCGCTTCCTACGCCGATGCAGCGGGCGCAGAGGTCGTAAAGATTCCGCTGACGAGCAGCTACGCCAACGATATTGATGCGATGCTGTCCCAGGCGCAGAGCGCGCCATCGTTGGTGCATGTGTGTAATCCCAACAATCCCACGGCGAGTCTCACTCCACGCAAAGATCTCGATACCTTTATCTCTAAACTGCCGGAGAACACGTACATTCTCATTGACGAGGCATATCATCATTTCGCAGTCGGCGCCCCTGAGTACAGTTCGTTTCTCGATCAGCCAATCGACAATCCGCGCCTGATCGTCGCGCGGACGTTCTCGAAGGTGTATGGCATGGCGGGCATGCGCCTTGGGTACGGCGTGACTTCGATCGAAACCGCGGAACGCTTGCGTCGCTTCCAAACTCAGGACAATGTCAACATGGCAGCAGCTCAGGCCGGACTCGCTGCTCTTGAAGATACGGACGAAATGCAGACCGCAGTTCGTCGTAATACAGCTGACCGACAGGAATTTTTTGCGCAAGCCTCACGACGGAATCTGAAAGCTATTCCCTCTTACGCAAACTTCGCAATGATTGATGCTGGACGTCCTGCCCACGCAGTGAACAGCTACTTCAAGCAGAACGGAATCTTAGTAGGACGAAAATTTCCGCTCATGGATAACTTCGTCCGCGTGTCTTTCGGGAAGCCGAACGAGATGCAACAGTTCTGGCGTGTGTGGGATGAAATGAAGAAGAGCTCCTAA
- a CDS encoding HD domain-containing phosphohydrolase yields the protein MEQNSKLVRLFAVLRTIADIGPVATSEREFSDSVRQILERVAIAFDAEQAAILLLDGNFTKLTCVAAHGFPSLSPNSVLPLLGAQPQNWQQARGPRAPIRPQDIQEFFGSQDLPFLSSIQCVAPLRVNTGPVGMLVLGARLGRESYGAPDIECLDMLAPHLALVLHNHSLAESLRHQIADNLRLLSSLHHSYDDALEAFATTIDCKDQYLRGHSVHVARFAAGIAGTLGMNEEEVAGIRAAGHLHDIGKVTVDKQFFSKASTLRPEEFRAIADHTVMGHQIVSSVRFPWPQVPEVVRWHHERADGSGYPDRLHNDELPLSVRIVAVADTFDAMTSDRPYRASSSVASVCHELVRLSPTKFDSSVVQALLVHLRRDVEGKSETRLLPPQRTTQITTADLDRLSCDLVGRLTGHRAYSA from the coding sequence ATGGAACAAAACTCGAAGCTCGTCCGCCTCTTCGCCGTACTGAGGACCATTGCCGACATCGGCCCCGTGGCGACGTCGGAGCGGGAGTTTTCCGATTCGGTCCGGCAAATCCTGGAGCGAGTCGCAATCGCGTTCGACGCCGAGCAGGCGGCGATCCTGCTGCTCGACGGCAACTTCACCAAGCTTACCTGCGTTGCCGCTCACGGATTTCCATCGCTGAGTCCCAATTCGGTACTGCCGCTCCTTGGAGCGCAGCCGCAAAACTGGCAGCAGGCGCGCGGGCCGCGTGCTCCCATTCGCCCGCAGGACATACAAGAGTTCTTCGGTTCTCAGGACCTTCCTTTCCTCTCTTCAATTCAATGCGTGGCGCCATTGCGCGTGAACACAGGCCCGGTGGGCATGCTCGTGCTGGGCGCGCGTTTAGGACGCGAGTCGTACGGCGCACCCGACATCGAATGCCTCGACATGCTCGCGCCACATCTGGCGCTAGTGTTGCACAACCATTCTCTGGCTGAGTCTCTCCGGCATCAGATCGCGGACAATCTGCGCTTGCTCAGCTCGCTTCATCATTCCTACGACGATGCTCTCGAAGCGTTCGCAACTACGATTGATTGCAAGGATCAGTACCTGCGTGGACATTCGGTACACGTCGCCCGCTTCGCTGCCGGGATTGCCGGCACGCTAGGCATGAATGAAGAAGAAGTGGCGGGAATCCGCGCTGCGGGTCATCTGCACGACATCGGCAAAGTAACCGTCGACAAGCAATTCTTCTCGAAGGCCTCGACACTGCGTCCTGAAGAATTTCGCGCAATCGCCGACCATACCGTGATGGGACATCAGATCGTCTCGTCCGTGCGTTTCCCGTGGCCACAAGTGCCCGAGGTGGTGCGCTGGCATCACGAGCGCGCCGACGGTTCCGGATACCCCGATCGCCTGCACAACGACGAGCTTCCGCTTTCGGTCCGCATCGTCGCGGTCGCGGATACGTTTGACGCCATGACCAGTGATCGTCCGTATCGGGCGTCGAGTTCGGTGGCGAGCGTCTGTCATGAGCTGGTTCGATTGTCGCCGACGAAGTTTGATTCTAGCGTAGTTCAGGCCCTGCTCGTGCATTTGCGGCGCGATGTGGAAGGCAAAAGCGAGACCCGCTTGTTGCCGCCGCAGCGTACAACGCAGATTACGACTGCGGATCTCGATCGGTTGTCATGCGATTTGGTCGGCAGATTGACGGGGCATCGCGCGTATTCGGCGTAA